From Sphingomonas sp. PAMC26645:
ACATCGAACGGCCCACGGTCGACCACGAGATGATGACGCGGCAACCCCGGCGGCTGGTCGGGCACATCGACGAACCGCAGCAGATAGTCGTGCTGCGGTTGCTCCGCGAACGCATCGACATGCATCCGCCCCAGCGCCAGCATCACGCGCCGCTGCGGCCCTTCCAGCGCCGCAACCGCAGCGTCGATATCGGCCACGCGCGTCCACCGATCGCCAGCGACCGGCAACCACACCGGCCGCGTCAGCGCAATATGTGCGACACCGGCACGCTCCGCCGCGACGACCGTGTTCGCGCTCATCCGAGCCGCGAACGGGTGCGTCGCGTCGACCAGATGCGTCACGCGATGTTCGCTCAGATAGCGGACAAGCCCCTCGACGCCGCCAAAACCGCCGATGCGCACTGGGATCGGTTGAGTTTTCGGTTTGGCGACGCGTCCGGCATAGCTCAGCACCGCGTCGTTGCCCCGCGCAGCCAGCGCCGCGGCAAGCGCGCTGGCTTCGGTCGTGCCGCCCAGCACCAGAATGTTCGACATGGCTGACACTCCCTGGCTGACGATCATCGGTATAGGCGAAGACGGCGTGGACGGCCTGTCCGCGTCGGCGAAGGCCGCATTGGCGCAAGCCGAGCTCGTGACCGGCGCCACCCGCCACCTAGCGTTGCTCCCGGACCTTAAGAGCGCGGTCGAACCCTGGCCAGTCCCGTTCGGCGACGGGATACCGCACATGCTCGCGCACCGCGGAAAGCGCGTCGCGATGCTCGTGTCCGGCGATCCGTTCTGGTTCGGCGCGGGTACGTCGATCACCCGCCACCTCGATTCCGGCGAATGGGTAACGCACCCTGCGCCCTCGACATTTGGTCTCGCCGCCTCGCGCCTTGGCTGGCCTATCGAGGAGAGCAGTTGCCTGGGTCTCCACGCCGCACCTTTTGCCCGCCTCCGCCAGCACATCGTACCCGGTCGTCGCGCGATCGTGCTGGTCCGCGCCGGCGCAGCGGTTGCCGGATTGGCACGGTATCTCTCCGACCTCGGCTTCGGGCAATCGCGCCTGCACATCCTTGAAGCGCTCGGCGGCCCCCGCGAGCGTGTTCGCGACGTCGCAGCAGCCGACCTCGATTATGAAGACATCGTGCATCCCGTTGCGGTCGGGATCGTCTTCGCGGGGCAGGGCATGGTTGTGCCTCGCACATCCGGCCTGCCGGACACATGGTTCGATCATGACGGCCAGCTTACCAAACGCCCGGTTCGCGCGCTGACATTGTCCGCGCTCGCCCCAAGGCCCGGCGAGACGCTGTGGGACATCGGCGCGGGCTCTGGCTCGATCGGCATCGAGTGGTTGCTTGCTCATCCGTCGACGCATGCCACCGCATTCGAAGCCGACCCCATCCGCGCCAGCCGAGCCAAGAGCAACGCCGCAGCCCTTGGCGTCGATCGACTTCGTGTGATCCGCGGCCGTGTACCGGAAGCACTCGAAGGTTACGCCGCTCCAGATGCGGTCTTCGTCGGCGGTGGGCTCTCCGAAGCCTTGCTCGAAACATTATGGGCGAGGCTGCCAGAGGGCGCACGCCTGGTCGCCAACGCAGTGACGCTCGAATCCGAGGCGTTGTTGTCGCGCTGGCACGGACTGAAGGCCGGCACCCTGCTGCGCGTAGAACTGTCGGAAGCCACCCCGCTCGGCACACGACGCGGCTGGCGCGCGAGCTATCCGGTCGTTCAATGGAGCGTCACGCTGTGATCGTCGCTGGCTTCGGGTTCCGCGCGGATGCCACGCTGGCATCGCTGCAAGATGCGCTTGCCAGCGCGCTATACGGCCAACCGCAAGTTACGCGGCTTGCCACTCCTCGCGACAAGGCTCCGCTGGTCGAACGGCTTGCCGAGGCGATGGATCTGCTCCTGGTCGCTATCGACCCAGATGCGCTATGCGCTGCACAAACGGCCACGAAGTCGGCTTTTGGCCTGAAGATACGCCAGACTGGCAGCGTCGCCGAAGCTTGCGCACTCGCTGCGGCAGGACCCGGCGCGCGGTTGCTGACACCGCGCCACATTTCCCACGACCGCATGGCGACGTGCGCCATCGCAGAAGGACTCGCATGACTGTCCACTTCATCGGCGCAGGCCCAGGCGCGCCCGACCTGCTTACGCTCCGCGGGCGCGACCGGATCGCCGGATCGCCCGTATGTCTCTATGCGGGCTCGCTGATTCCCGCGGCGATGCTCGATCATTGTCCGCCCGGCGCACGGATCGTCAACACCGCGCCCTTGTCGCTCGACGAGATCATCGCCGAGATCCAGACCGCGCACGACGCCGGCCAGGACGTCGCCCGGCTCCACTCCGGCGACCTGTCGATCTGGTCGGCGATGGGCGAGCAACTCCGCCGCCTCCGTGCGCTCAACATCACGTTCACGATCACCCCCGGCGTACCAGCCTTCGCCGCCGCCGCCGCCGCGTTGGAGGTCGAACTGACGCTCCCCGAACTCGCGCAGTCGGTGGTGCTAACCCGCACGCCCGGTCGTGCCAGCACCATGCCGCCTGCGGAAAATCTGACCGCATTCGCCGCGACCGGTGCGACACTCGCGATCCATCTTTCGGTCCACAATCTTGGAAAGGTAATCGCGGACCTCACGCCGTTCTACGGTGCCGATTGCCCGGTCGCTATCGTCTGGCGGGCGAGCTGGCCCGACCAGCAAATCGGACGCGCCACGCTCGCGACGATCGCCGACACCGTAGCGGGCAAACCCGATCGCACCGCACTGATCTTGGTCGGCCGAGCGCTTGCCGCGCAGGATTTTGCGGAGAGCAGCCTCTACGCGACAGGCTATGACCGCCGCTTCCGGCCACAATCGATGGACTCGCAGTTCGCGGGAGATGAGGAATGACGCCCGGCTTGATGGTCGCCGCACCCGCATCGGGTACCGGCAAAACAACGGTAGTGCTCGGCCTTCTTCGCGCCCTCCGCGACGACGGCCTCGCTGTCCAGCCGTTCAAGAGCGGGCCAGACTATATCGATCCCGCCTTCCACCGCGCTGCCAGCGGTCGCGCGTCGTTCAACCTAGACAGCTGGTCGATGCCCGCTACCATGGTCGACACCCTCGCCGCCAAAGCCGGCGACGCGGACTTCGCGCTCGCGGAGGGCTCGATGGGCCTGTTTGACGGGGTCGCGAAACCGGGCGCGACCGGCAACGGTGCCAGCGCCGATATCGCCCGCAGGATGGGCTGGCCGGTAGTGCTGGTTATCGACGTTTCTGGCCAGGCGCAGTCAGTCGCCGCTACTGCGCTCGGCTTCAGCCGTTACGACCCCAGCGTGCACATCGCCGGCGTAATCCTCAACCGCGTGGCCAGCCCCCGCCACGAACGCCTCGCGCGCAGCGGGATGGACGCTGTCGGCATACGCGTGTTCGGCGCACTTCCACGGCGCGGCGACCTGAAGCTACCCGAACGCCATCTTGGATTGGTGCAGGCGGTCGAACATCCCGATCTCGATGCGCGGATCGCCGAATATGCGGACTTCCTCCGCGCGCATGTCGACATCCCCGCGCTTCGCGACGCCGCGACCGCCAGCACCAGGCCTCCAAGCGCGGTTAGCTGGATAAGCCCCCCTGCTCAGCGGATCGCCCTCGCGCAGGACGCAGCCTTCTCGTTCACCTACGCGCACGTCCTCGAAGGCTGGCGGCGCGCGGGGGCGGAAATTCTACCCTTCTCCCCGCTCGCCGACGAACCTCCCGCTGCGGATGCCGATCTCGTATGGCTTCCTGGCGGCTATCCCGAGCTCCACGCGGGCAAGCTCGCTGAAGCCCACCGGTTCCAGGCAGGCCTGACGGAGTTCGCCAAAACCCGCCCGATCCACGGCGAGTGCGGCGGCTACATGGCGCTGGGCAAGGCGCTAATCGATGCGGACGGCGTTCGGCACGAGATGGCAGGCCTGCTCGGCCTCGTCACCAGCTACGCCCAGCGGAAAATGCACCTCGGCTATCGGCGCGCGACTCTTCTCGCACCGATGGGCGGCGTCGAAGCGGGCGCCGCGCTGACCGGCCATGAATTCCACTACTCCACGATCCTCGACCAGCCCGACGCTCCGCTCGCGAACGTCACCGATGCCGAGGGCACCGCCGTTCCCGAAACCGGCTCGTACCGCGGCCGCGTCTCGGGCAGTTTCTTCCACATGATCGCTGCCACCCCATGACCGGTTTTGTCTCCTTCGTCGGCTCCGGTCCTGGCGACCCTGAACTCTTGACTCTGAAGGCGGTCGCGCGGTTGCAGGCCGCCGACGCGGTGCTGTTCGACGACCTGTCCTCGACCGTTCTCGACCATGCTCGCCCAGGCGCCGATCTCGTCGCTGTCGGTAAACGCGCCGGTCGCCCATCGCCTAGTCAGGCGCACGTCTCGCAACTTCTGGTCGAGTACGCTCAAACCGGCATCCGCGTCGTCCGCCTGAAATCCGGCGATGCGGGCATGTTCGGCCGCCTTGAGGAGGAGATCATTGCGCTCAGGGCAG
This genomic window contains:
- a CDS encoding cobyrinate a,c-diamide synthase, with translation MTPGLMVAAPASGTGKTTVVLGLLRALRDDGLAVQPFKSGPDYIDPAFHRAASGRASFNLDSWSMPATMVDTLAAKAGDADFALAEGSMGLFDGVAKPGATGNGASADIARRMGWPVVLVIDVSGQAQSVAATALGFSRYDPSVHIAGVILNRVASPRHERLARSGMDAVGIRVFGALPRRGDLKLPERHLGLVQAVEHPDLDARIAEYADFLRAHVDIPALRDAATASTRPPSAVSWISPPAQRIALAQDAAFSFTYAHVLEGWRRAGAEILPFSPLADEPPAADADLVWLPGGYPELHAGKLAEAHRFQAGLTEFAKTRPIHGECGGYMALGKALIDADGVRHEMAGLLGLVTSYAQRKMHLGYRRATLLAPMGGVEAGAALTGHEFHYSTILDQPDAPLANVTDAEGTAVPETGSYRGRVSGSFFHMIAATP
- the cobM gene encoding precorrin-4 C(11)-methyltransferase; this translates as MTVHFIGAGPGAPDLLTLRGRDRIAGSPVCLYAGSLIPAAMLDHCPPGARIVNTAPLSLDEIIAEIQTAHDAGQDVARLHSGDLSIWSAMGEQLRRLRALNITFTITPGVPAFAAAAAALEVELTLPELAQSVVLTRTPGRASTMPPAENLTAFAATGATLAIHLSVHNLGKVIADLTPFYGADCPVAIVWRASWPDQQIGRATLATIADTVAGKPDRTALILVGRALAAQDFAESSLYATGYDRRFRPQSMDSQFAGDEE
- the cbiE gene encoding precorrin-6y C5,15-methyltransferase (decarboxylating) subunit CbiE — protein: MFDMADTPWLTIIGIGEDGVDGLSASAKAALAQAELVTGATRHLALLPDLKSAVEPWPVPFGDGIPHMLAHRGKRVAMLVSGDPFWFGAGTSITRHLDSGEWVTHPAPSTFGLAASRLGWPIEESSCLGLHAAPFARLRQHIVPGRRAIVLVRAGAAVAGLARYLSDLGFGQSRLHILEALGGPRERVRDVAAADLDYEDIVHPVAVGIVFAGQGMVVPRTSGLPDTWFDHDGQLTKRPVRALTLSALAPRPGETLWDIGAGSGSIGIEWLLAHPSTHATAFEADPIRASRAKSNAAALGVDRLRVIRGRVPEALEGYAAPDAVFVGGGLSEALLETLWARLPEGARLVANAVTLESEALLSRWHGLKAGTLLRVELSEATPLGTRRGWRASYPVVQWSVTL
- a CDS encoding cobalamin biosynthesis protein gives rise to the protein MERHAVIVAGFGFRADATLASLQDALASALYGQPQVTRLATPRDKAPLVERLAEAMDLLLVAIDPDALCAAQTATKSAFGLKIRQTGSVAEACALAAAGPGARLLTPRHISHDRMATCAIAEGLA
- a CDS encoding cobalt-precorrin-6A reductase; translation: MSNILVLGGTTEASALAAALAARGNDAVLSYAGRVAKPKTQPIPVRIGGFGGVEGLVRYLSEHRVTHLVDATHPFAARMSANTVVAAERAGVAHIALTRPVWLPVAGDRWTRVADIDAAVAALEGPQRRVMLALGRMHVDAFAEQPQHDYLLRFVDVPDQPPGLPRHHLVVDRGPFDVEGDRRLMEAHGIEVVVCKNAGGTGASAKLHAARVLGLPIIMIDRPALPARREVHAVADVMRWLDHGADRGV